In Brevibacillus brevis NBRC 100599, a single genomic region encodes these proteins:
- a CDS encoding TolB family protein, with translation MREEEKHPQDNQSDDQTVTQLLAHLKQMRGSVPVNYQLKSDLKKQLLQKMRDLEAKQTKAPNAAPKKFGKLVWSGIAAAALILAIGGFVWWNNSSLAVREHEVLTLPAQAAVELVDIDSKATQLAYIHNNTELKTIPIDAELKPVTIKLPPTEGKYTGVAWSNSGKKIAVVEQDKKLSRIWIVEMPTSYSIGSSRLLKEEEGVLYSSPSWSEHDDSLAFTRSKNGVDEIWVSSTVSFQEWKLVEGSQPEWSPDGSLLAFNKAGEVQLMEMRTGKVTSLAVGQWASWSSDMRLTYTHPDGTLMEVNVGVEPFVTRELPLRNQSSEELIKGNWANKGKHLLLISRHDQLQQLVISLASRK, from the coding sequence ATGAGAGAAGAGGAGAAGCACCCCCAGGATAATCAATCGGATGATCAGACCGTAACCCAGCTCCTAGCCCATTTGAAGCAGATGCGCGGATCGGTTCCAGTCAATTATCAGCTGAAATCAGACCTGAAAAAACAATTGCTCCAGAAAATGAGAGATCTCGAAGCCAAACAGACAAAGGCCCCAAATGCCGCTCCTAAAAAGTTTGGGAAGTTGGTTTGGAGCGGAATCGCTGCTGCTGCTCTCATCCTTGCCATAGGTGGATTTGTGTGGTGGAACAATTCCTCTCTTGCCGTTCGAGAGCATGAAGTACTTACGCTGCCAGCACAAGCGGCCGTGGAGCTTGTTGATATTGATAGCAAAGCCACACAGCTCGCGTATATCCATAACAATACAGAGCTGAAAACCATTCCAATCGACGCGGAACTAAAGCCAGTCACGATCAAATTGCCGCCAACCGAAGGCAAATACACGGGGGTTGCGTGGTCTAATTCCGGGAAGAAAATCGCTGTCGTCGAGCAAGATAAAAAATTATCGCGAATATGGATTGTGGAGATGCCGACAAGCTACAGCATAGGAAGCAGCCGATTGCTGAAGGAAGAAGAAGGGGTATTGTATTCTTCACCAAGCTGGTCTGAACACGATGATTCGCTTGCCTTTACCCGCTCGAAAAATGGCGTCGATGAAATTTGGGTGAGCAGCACAGTTTCGTTCCAAGAGTGGAAGCTTGTAGAAGGCTCTCAGCCTGAATGGTCACCAGATGGAAGCTTGCTTGCCTTCAATAAAGCCGGTGAAGTACAGCTGATGGAAATGCGAACAGGGAAAGTTACCTCGCTTGCAGTGGGACAGTGGGCATCGTGGAGCTCCGATATGAGATTGACCTATACACACCCCGATGGAACACTGATGGAAGTAAACGTGGGTGTAGAGCCTTTTGTGACACGCGAGCTACCATTGAGAAACCAGTCTTCGGAAGAGCTGATCAAAGGAAACTGGGCAAACAAAGGTAAGCACTTACTGCTTATCTCACGCCATGATCAACTGCAACAACTGGTTATCTCTTTGGCGTCACGAAAATGA